In the Engystomops pustulosus chromosome 2, aEngPut4.maternal, whole genome shotgun sequence genome, one interval contains:
- the LOC140118411 gene encoding uncharacterized protein, with product MYPSSTVESVSYPQITKLAPISMGQRSDSSRLEDRDPCRGQRSLNLVDTSREPAKRDSLAPMALVVTPDRCKPVWMGGKFRRIPSSREMASIHTKPFFQLPGVESSVGSHESQRRFNEIPSFKNILRQCHHSGISTPPGGHKEFGSSSSIRKDLQLVRTEHIIPICSPSERRRKHGSRLPKQEDHQPERMVPEQRDLQTSNPKMGCSKNRSIRNPHKCEDKVFLLARQFNTYEPTRCVQTSLECGTDVCLPTNTSNLQSDSEDPKREGKSNHRSALLAKEGMVSITQEAISGRAYSPPSSCGPTIPGTTSASKSPGSPIISMDPERELLKTKGLSHKVISTLKASRKPVTQAIYFRIWNKFVTFCGPEIPNQNSPNISQVLDFLQAGFDKGLKTSSLKVQISALSAFFDSPLADHQWVSSSFHLSQEIILPTFCRNPKTPKEEEWHSLDVRRILLFYLETTRQWRRDSNILLQFSGRNKGTRASKSSIARWIKTVIKNAYVAQNMSIPETIRAHSTRAMATSWAEKRGASINEICRAATWSSQMTFVKHYRLDLQSTKELAFGRKVLQAVVPP from the exons ATGTATCCAAGCAGTACAGTGGAGTCAGTTTCATACCCGCAGATTACAAAGTTGGCTCCTATCAGTATGGGACAAAGATCCGACTCATCTAGATTGGAAGATAGagatccctgcagaggtcaaagaAGCCTTAACCTGGTGGACACATCAAGAGAACCTGCAAAAAGGGATAGCCTGGCACCCATGGCCCTTGTGGTCACTCCAGACAGATGCAAGCCGGTCTGGATGGGGGGCAAATTTCGAAGGATCCCTTCTTCAAGGGAAATGGCCTCTATCCATACAAAACCGTTCTTCCAATTACCGGGAGTTGAGAGCAGTGTGGGAAGCCATGAAAGTCAGCGGAGATTTAATGAAATCCCATCATTTAAGAATATACTCAGACAATGTCACCACAGTGGCATATCTACACCACCAGGGGGGCACAAAGAATTTGGATCTTCTTCTTCTATCAGAAAAGATCTTCAGTTGGTCAGAACAGAACATATTATCCCTATCTGCAGTCCATCTGAAAGGAGAAGAAAACACGGTAGCAGACTACCTAAGCAGGAAGACCATCAACCAGAACGAATGGTGCCTGAACAACGAGATCTTCAAACATCTAACCCTAAAATGGGGTGTTCCAAAAATAGATCTATTCGCAACCCGCACAAATGCGAAGACAAAGTTTTTCTTCTCGCTAGACAATTCAACACCTATGAGCCAACTAGATGCGTTCAGACATCCCTGGAATGCGGCACTGATGTATGCCTTCCCACCAATACCAGTAATCTCCAGAGTGATTCAGAAGATCCAAAGAGAGAAGGCAAAAGTAATCATCGTAGTGCCCTACTGGCCAAAGAAGGTATGGTTTCCATCACTCAGGAGGCTATCTCTGGAAGAGCCTATTCACCTCCCTCCTCGTGCGGACCTACTATTCCAGGGACCACTTCTGCATCCAAATCCCCAGGCTCTCCAATtatcagcatggatcctgaaagggaattgctaAAAACCAAGGGCTTGTCCCACAAGGTCATCTCCACCTTAAAGGCGAGTCGGAAACCTGTCACTCAGGCTATTTACTTCCGCATATGGAATAAGTTTGTAACATTCTGTGGACCTGAGATTCCTAACCAGAACTCTCCCAATATTTCCCAGGTATTGGATTTCCTCCAAGCAGGGTTTGACAAGGGCCTGAAGACTAGCTCTTTGAAGGTCCAGATATCTGCGTTGAGTGCCTTCTTCGATAGTCCTCTAGCGGATCACCAATGG GTATCCTCTAGCTTCCATCTAAGCCAGGAGATTATCTTACCTACATTCTGTCGAAATCCGAAAACTCCGAAGGAAGAAGAATGGCACTCTCTGGATGTCAGAAGGATTCTTCTCTTCTACCTAGAAACAACAAGGCAATGGCGAAGGGACTCAAATATCCTTCTACAATTTAGCGGGAGAAACAAAGGCACGAGAGCTTCAAAATCCTCTATAGCGAGATGGATCAAAACTGTCATTAAAAATGCTTATGTAGCTCAAAATATGTCTATACCTGAAACTATTAGAGCTCATTCCACACGGGCCATGGCAACCTCATGGGCCGAAAAAAGGGGAGCTTCCATTAATGAAATTTGTAGGGCAGCAACATGGTCTAGTCAAATGACGTTTGTAAAACACTATAGGTTAGACCTACAGAGTACAAAAGAACTAGCTTTTGGCAGAAAAGTACTTCAAGCTGTTGTCCCTCCCTGA